The following is a genomic window from Nitrospira sp..
GCGGAAATGCGGCGAGAGGCGCGAACTCCCGTCTATATCGGGACGGTTTCTCGCATCACCATAGGCATGGACAGATTTTCTAAGAAACTCATGCAGCCGCACCTGCGCCTGCCGCTCGCCCGGATCGATCCATGGAGTAACAGGGGCGTACCCCAGTTCTACAGAAGAAGGAAGCGCCTGTGGGGTGGATCGCGATGAAACCGATGCCGAGACCTTGGGTCTGGGACTCGCCAGGGGTGACGGTTTCGTCGCCTGCCACTTAGCCCACCAGCGCGCACGATAGGCACTGTACCGTTGCAACGGATTTCCCGTGGCGCTCCGGATCTCCTCTGCCTCAAAGACCACATGATCTTTGAAGGTCTTCGTATGGAGGCCCTGCTCGGCAAGCGCACACTGCGCCCGGCGGTCACGCTCAATGGCCCCCGGCTCATAGTCGCGATTCCAGTAGACGATTTCAGCTTTCCATTCACGCGCGGCCTGCACGACAGCTTCCACGGATTCACCCCATCGCCACTGCAACGCGAGGCTCCGTTCAGCCAACGAGACCGACAATTCCTGGAGACAGCCCAACATGAAGCTCACGCAAGCGGGACCGAACGCATGAGACTGGAGCAACGGTTCATCGAACACAAACAGCGGCAGGATCTCATCGCATTCCTGGCACGCCGCCGCCAGCGCCGGTTGATCGTGCAGTCGGAGATCCCGTCTGAACCAGACGATGCCGCGCACCTCGCCCTCCTATCGCATCCAGGCCGCAGGCATCCCCTGCCACCAGGCCTTCGGGTTCGCGGTGCGCCACTGAGCCTGTTCTACCCAGAGACGATCCGACTCGGCCTTATCTAATCGATTGGCCATCGCCGCGCTGACGTCGGACTGTTGCCGCACGCCGGCCTGAATCATTTCCTTGACCATGCGGGCCAGGCCGCCCGGAGGATCGACCAGATCCGCCGGATCGCGAGAGACCAGATTTAAGTACAGCTGCTCGACCGCCATCCATCGCTCTTCTTGCGATAGATATTCTAAATAGGCATCGATCGCGCGATACACGTATGTCAGATGAATGTAATGGGCCGCCGACGGCGCGTCATCGATGGCGCGCTGGCAGGCTTCGAGCGCACGGCGATAATCGCCGGCCGCTAAGAAGAGATTCGTCTTTGCCAAAGCAGGGTGGGCCACGACCGCACTCGTCTTCTCCGATTCAGCGGACGCGGATGCCGCCCCCTGCCCCAAGAAGATCAGCAACACAACCAGTGCGATGAACGTCCTGCGACAGGCCATGATCGACTCCTATGGCAATGGACCGCCGGGCGATCCGCTCCGACTTGAAACGAGGCCCCGATAAATTCGTTCGGCAACACAGCTTCACCTCAAGGGTAAAGCCTCTCTCTGCCTGAATACAATCAGCCGCGAAGATATGGAGAGAAGAAGCTAGATGGTGCCGAAGGCGGGAGTTGAACCCGCATGACCTTGCGATCGCTGGTACCTGAAACCAGTGTGTCTGCCATTCCACCACTTCGGCAAGAAGGGTCGAGGGAGGGATTATCCTGAATTCATGCTACCGGCGTCAAGCAACTACGTGCAACGCCTCAGGAAGCCCCTTGAGATTCTATTCCGAGCTTCGCCCAGCCGCCACGAGCGGTCAGATCACGGAGGTCTCCGCTGAGCACAATGCGCTCGCGTACCAGCCCCGCCGCCGCCAGCAACATGGTCGAATCGATCTGCGGCGCGTCATCGACAATCAGCACGTCGAACCGTACGCGGGCAAACAGCGGGTCGCTGGCAATCCGCGCCGGCGTCGAGATCACCAGGCGGCGGTTTTGGATGAACGCCTGGCGATTGGTATTTTCTTCCGCCGCCAGCAGTTCGCGAATCTTCTTCGTGCCGCCCAGTTTCGTGATGTCTTCTTTGAGATCGTCGAACTCCGGCCGCAAATCTTTCGGAACGGCCGCCTCGGGCACCAACTCATCGATGCGGACTTTAGCGATCTCCAATTCCTTAGTCAGTTCGCGAATCTGCTGTTCGTAGAGCACCCGATATTGCTGAAGCGATTCAATATTCTTCCCGACGGTCTGCATGCCGAGCCGCCGCCAGAGAGGGAGGTTTTCGTACTCCGTCAAAATCGTGGTGACATCCTTGATCTTGGCCTGCAATTCGCTCAACTGGGTCAACAGTCTCCACTCCAGCAACCGAACTTCATCCAAATCCTTTTGCTTCTGCCCTTTATAGGCCAGCAGCGGGGTCAGTTCGCGAAACCGGTCGTACTTTCTCCGAAGCGACGCTTTATCGGCCCTGGACTTGGCGTAAAACTGATGCATCTGCGCCTCAAACCCAAGCTCATGGATAGAGATCCCGCTGGCTTGGGAGAGAATGCTCATTTCGTAGCGGCTAATCCATGTCTTGTATGTCAAGCCGCTGGCTTTCATGGCTTTCGCGATCGCCCCGACCATTTCATCGGACGAGCGATGATCCGGGCCGATGAGTAAAATCCGTTTGTTTGCCCGAATCAATTCAAGGACAAGACTCGCAACCTTCTGGCGGCGAAGCGATTGATCTTCAAGCCACATCGTGGTCAAGATCGCTGAAGACCCAGGGGCGGCTTGGCCGGGATCGCCGGATGATAGCAAGAGCGGGACAAGCCGCTCTGACGGACCGAGATTGTAGGCGTCCGCCTGGCTGATCATATCGCGCAGTCTGGTTGCAATGGTGCCGAGATGGCCGGCTCGGTCGGGAATAATCGTGGCCGAGAGGACTGCGGCTCCAATGGCATCCACCGTTTGCACCAGCGCCACACCATCGTGGCAACTCAGGACGACGCCCTCCGTTGCGTCCTGTTCATCCCCAGGGACGATGGATACCGGAAGATCGATTGATAGATGGCATCCGGCCGGAAGCAGAAACTCATATACGTGAAGCCCCCCCACTGAATGCCGCAGGGTACCTCTCGTAACCATCACGGGCGCATCGAGTCCGGCCTCGTTCGTCCGCTGGACTTCTCGGTCCAATCTTGTGGCGCAGGTCTCTAAACAGGCTCTGGCGGTCGGTTCCATTCCGCTCCTCTGCACTCGTTACAACGCGGCCATGATATAGGTGCTCATCGGCACCTGTCCAGGTGATGAACAGGACCTGAAAACAGATTAGATCATTGACTTTTCAACCCGATCCCCCGTATCCTCACTTCCTTTCCAACAGAAGGAGCGAGGGGGATGAAAGTCATTTTACAAGAAACAATGGACGGGGTCGGCCACCTTGGCGACCTGCTTGATGTTCGAGACGGGTTTGCCAGAAACTTCCTCTTGCCTCGCAAGAAAGCCGTGTTGGCCGACAGCCGCAGCATCAAGGCCTTCGAGCACGTAAAGCGCGTCGCCGCGGAGAAGGCGAAAAAAGAGAAGCTCGAAATCGAAGCCCACGCGAAGAAAGTCTCGGCCGTCACTGTTACCATTGAGGCGCAGGTCGGAAAAGACGACAAGATGTTCGGATCGGTGACCTCCAAAGACCTGGCCGAAGCTCTGGCCGCGCAAGGATTTACGATCGACCGGCGCAAGATCCAGCTGGCCCAACCCATTAAGGAACTGGGGACCGTGACGGTGCCGATCAAGATGCCGCGAGAGGTCACTGCGACCGTGACCGTCCGCGTGGTGAAGAAACAAGAACCGGAAACCGCTGAAGCATAAACGGCAATACGCCGTGGAGGGGTGATGCGCGACGCGATCGGATCATTGGACGCCCTTAAATCAACTGATCCCGATGTCTATGCCGCAATCGAAGCGGAAGAGGTCCGTCAACGCGACAAGCTCCTGCTGATCGCGTCGGAAAACTTCGCCAGCCCCGCCGTCTTAGCTGCCCAGGGCAGCCTCATGACGAACAAGTACGCTGAGGGCTACCCCGGCAAACGCTATTACGGTGGATGCCAGCACGTCGATACCGTCGAAGAACTGGCTATTCAACGCGCCAAAGAGCTCTTCGGTGCCGAGCATGTGAACGTGCAGCCACACTCCGGCTCCTCCGCGAATATGGCAGCCTATCTCTCCGTCCTCAAACCGGGTGATACCATTCTCGGAATGGACCTGGCGCAGGGCGGGCATCTGACACATGGCAGCAAAGTCAGTTTTTCCGGCATGCTGTTCAAGGCCTTCTCCTACGGAGTTGACCGGCAGACCGAGACGATCGATTACGACGCGGTCCAAAAGTTAGCTGAAGAATGCCGCCCGCGCATGCTCGTCGTCGGAGCCAGCGCCTACGCCCGCGTGCTCGATTTCCCCAGATTCCAGCAAATCGCGAAAGCCGTCGGCGCGTACCTCATGGTGGACATCGCTCATATTGCCGGATTCGTCGCGACGGGACTGCATCCCAGTCCCGTTCCCTATGCGGACTTCGTCACGACCACGACGCATAAGACGATGCGCGGCCCACGGGCCGGCATCGTGATGTGCAAGGCAGAGCATGCCAAAGCCGTCGATAAAATCATCTTCCCCGGACTCCAGGGCGGCCCCTTGATGCACGTGATTGCCGCAAAAGCCGTGGCTCTCAAGGAAGCGCTCTCGCCCTCGTTCAAGAAATATCAGCAGCAAGTTCAGGCTAATGCCAAAGTGCTGGCCCAGGGACTCCTCGACCGCGGATACAAGATCGTCTCGGGAGGCACCGACACGCATCTTTTCTTGGTGAACCTCACCAACAAGGGCATCACCGGGAAAGAAGCCGACGCAGCGCTGGATGCGGCTGGAATCATCGTCAATAAAAATGCGGTGCCCTACGATGAAAAGCCTCCGGCAGTGGCCAGCGGCATTCGCATCGGCGCTCCGATTGTCTCGACCCGGGGAATGCGGGAGGCCGAGATGAAAGAGATCGTAGAGCTGGTCGACCGCGTGTTGCAAAACCGGCAGAATGCAGCCGTGTTGGAAGAGGTCCGCGTGCAAGCCAAGACGCTGTGCAACCGCTTCCCTATTTTCCACTCCTACTAGCCCACACGTACAAGGGCGGAGTCGCCACTAGTGAAATGTCCGTTCTGCGACGAGCTCGAAGACAAGGTGGTGGATTCGCGCATGGCGAAAGAGGGCGAAGTCATTCGCCGCCGCCGCGAGTGTCTCGGCTGCAAGCGCCGCTACACCACCTACGAGCGAGTTGAAGAAATCCTTCCGGTGGTCGTCAAGAAAGACGGACGGCGCGAATCGTTCGACCGTGCGAAAATCCTGTCCGGACTCAAGAAAGCCTGCGAAAAACGGCCGATCAGCACAGCAACGATTGAGGCCGTCACGGACCGGATCGAAAAACGGATCCAGGAAATGGGCGAGAGTGAAATTGAAAGTCGGATCGCCGGCGAAGAAGTCATGAAGGAGTTGCACCAACTCGATCAGGTCGCCTACGTCCGGTTCGCGTCGGTCTATCGCGAATTCAAGGACATCGATCAGTTCATGGACGAACTCAAGTCTCTGGCTCAACAGCGTCGGGAGCGGTGACAGCGGCGCGTCTCAGCCCTCTCACCGGCCTCCTACTCCTTCTGCTCTCTCTCCCGATGTTTCAGCCTGGCAAGCACTCGTAACGTATCAACCAGGTCGGGTTTAAAGACGCATGGCCACCACGAAAGCCGACTCCACAAAAATTCACCGCACGTCGTCAAAAGTCGGCGCAACCAATGTCGCGATCATCGGCGCCGGGCGCGGAGGAACCGCGCTCATAGAAATCTTTGCGAATGACCCGCTGGTCCAAATCGTAGGAATCGCCGACGTCAGCGCGCAAGCCCCCGGCGTCACACTCGCGAAACAGCTTCAGATTCCCGTCACACGGGACTACCGCAAACTTCTGGCGATGGAACAGGTTGACCTCGTGATCGACGTATCCGGCGATGCCGAGGTCTGGCAGTTCTTGCAAGACTTTCACCGAATGGGCGTCACCATCATCGGCGGGGCCAGCGCGAAGTTCATGTGGGAACTCATCGGCGCGCGCATCCGCGCAACTGCGGAAATCGAAAACACGCTCAATAAATATCAGTCGCTGTACCGGCTATATGTCAAGGAAACCGGCACGGCGGTCACTGAAGAACGAACGCGCATCGCTTGCGAAATCCATGACGGTCTGGTCCAGAGCCTCGCCGGCGTCAATTTTAAGCTCGACTTATGCCAGCAGCTCGTACGCAAGGACCCCAAGGCCAGCCTCGTCACACTCAAAGAAAGCAAGGCGCAGCTGAAACTGGCGATTCAAGAAGCCCGTCAAGTTATCTTCAATTTGCGTCCGCTCCATTACGACAAAATGGAGCTGATTCCCGCGCTGACCAACTACCTCAAGTCCTACGAGACTCAGGCGCGCATCAAAGCCCGCTTCACTGTAACCGGGGACGAACAGATCCTCTTTCCCCGCACGAAGATTTTCCTGTTCAGGATCATTCAGGAAGCCTTGAGCAACGTCCAAAAACATGCCAAGGCCAGTCGTGTGTCGATCCAGCTGGAGATCAATCTCGAAATGCTGCGCGTGACCATTTCAGATAACGGCATCGGTTTTGATATGGATGCCGTCCTGCGCGACCCCGACAAATGGGATCATTTCGGCATTCGCGGCATTATCGAGCGGGCGAAACTTGTCGGCGGCGAGGGGCATATCGATTCCAAGCAGGGGCGTGGCACGACGATCACCGTCGAAGTCCCCCTCACAAACAAGGAGACGAGCGAACATGGACAAGATTAAGGTCCTCATTGCCGACGACCACCGTGTCGTTCGAGAAGGGCTCGCGGCCATTCTCAAGACCAAGGAGGATCTACACATCGTCGGCGAAGCACAAGACGGAATGGAAGCTGTCGAAAAAGCCAACGCGCTGGTCCCCGATGTCATTCTCATGGATGTGAGCATGCCCCGCATGGGCGGTATCGAAGCCACCAGGCAGATCAAACGCGAATTCCCGCATATCGGAATTGTCGCGCTGACAATGTACGAGGAACAGCAGTACATTTTCGATCTCGTTCGAGCCGGCGCCACCGGATATCTGCTGAAAGACTCCGAATCTTCACAAATCGTCGCCGCAATTCGAGCCATCTACCGAGGCGAGTCATTAATCCACCCGTCCGTCGCCAGCAAGATTCTCGCGGAATTTTCACTCATGGCTCAAAAGAAGGGTAAAAAACCAGGCTGGGTGGAGCATGACCTCACTGAACGTGAAATCACCGTGCTCCGCTTGGTTGCCGATGGAAAAACCAATAAAGAAATCGCCAACGCATTGGATTTGAGTGAAAAGACCGTAAAAAATCATGTGCGCAACATTTTCCATAAACTACAGGTCTATGATCGAACCCAGGCAGCCATCCTTGCAATCAGAAAAGGATTGATTGAACTAGATCCACGACCTTGAACGATCTGGTTTATGACAAAATTTAAGGAAACTATTCTAAATTAAGGAAACTTCTTAAAATTAGGGAAACTTTTACTATCCTGCGGACTCTACCTGTCTTTTCCGCCACTAGATCTTCTCGATAATCTCTGTAAAAGGTCTTGTACAGCCACGGCTTCCGCCGCACAGAAGTATATTTGCTGCCTTGCTATGCCAGAAATTCGTCGCACGTTTGGTAAATATCTCCGAGAACTTCGACAAAGCCGAAGCCTCGGTCTCCGAGAAGTGTCCCGCCAGGTGATCCGACAACCAGGCGCCCGTGGCCTTTCACCTGCCTACCTGAGTCTCATAGAGCGCGGACATGTTGAAATTCCCCAACAGCATATTCTTCGTCACCTCAGCGTGGTTCTTGGAGTTGACGACAATCTGTTCGCCGCGATCGCCCAGGGGCTACGAATCGTAACTCTGTCAGATCTTCTAGAACAGTCATCGCTACATCATGCAATCCTAGTCGAGTTGCGATCTGGGACTGCCCGATACCCCGCAATCATTTCAGCTATTATCGAAATACTTCAGGCGTCTCCAGGGGGATTCCAGGGATTGCGCGCCATTCATTTTCAGGAAGGCAAGGTCGATGGGTTCTTATCCTTCGATCCGAAGTTGAGGCGCCGCCGCCGTTAACAGCAAAACTCACGAACTGAGCTGGGACCTCTTGACTTCTGAGTGTTTAATTCTATAAACAGTTAGTACTTTATAGAAAGATTCCGCGGATGAGATTAAAAGTCCACATAACGCAGGAACTCATCGACAAATTCCTTCGCCAGGGCCGAGGGCAAGGAGAGCTTGGGCGCTATTTTCCATGGTGGACCGTTTTTGATATCGCTTCCAAAGGATTGCGGACACGGGTCCGAGGCATCAAGACAGGGCGGACGCATCATTTCCTGAGCCTCCTTGAACTAACGTTTTTCTTCCTGGCCGAGTTTAGCGATTCAGTGCTCGATATCCGCGAGCAGTATCCGCTCCTGCCCCAAACCGAGACCCTCGCCATAGCAAGTCAGTTAGGCATTAAACACTCTGTCGACCGCCTCACACACTTTCCCATAGTCATGACCACCGATTTCCTCCTCACCGTGCGACACGGCGCTGCAGATGTTCTCCAAGCCTGGTCTGTAAAATACCTCAAAGACCTTCGCAATCGACGCACACTTGATAAAGAAGAAGTGCAACGACGGTGGTGGGAGTCCAAACATATTCCCTGGAAGCTCTTTACTGAGAAGGATGTGACGCCAGCCCAGGCGCATAACGTTCGGTTTCTCTTCCCATATAAGAAGTCGCGTGCCCTCAAAGGAATACCGAGAGACATCATTCGCCATGTCTCGGATTATCTCCAAGATAATGTTCGTCCGAATGTGCTTCTGAGGGACCTGTGTGCCGACTATGAACAACGCTACACGGTTGAGAAAGGAACCGGGCTTCTTGTCGCCCGGCATTTGTTGGCTAATGGACAATGGCCTATCGACATTTCGCAAAAACTCTCTCCTCATGAACCGTTGCGATTCCGCCCTCAACCTCTAATGTCCGGGAGACTGCTTCCCCATGGAGCTTCTCAACAATTCATTACTAGCTTGGCGTGATCCGTCCAACATCGAGGAGGTGCAGTCGATCGAGCGGATCCTCTACTTCGCCTCTAACGGTGAAGAGGCTTGGATGATCAATCTGAGCAAGAAGAAAGGATTGCCCCATTCTCGTCCCATGGCTCAAGTCCGCACGGCCATCCAGACCGGTGAGGCGACGATCGTCACCGAGGACCCTTACGCATACCTTCGGACAAGTGATGCAGAGCTTTCACACGAGAAGTGCCAGGTGCGGGACCATTTGCATGCCATCCTTGGTCCGTATTTGGAGACCTATAGGGAGGCCCTGCTGCAGAAGTCCCGCCGCGGGGCGATTATTTTGAAGATCACGCAGGAAACGAACTGGAAGAAAAAGAAGATTTACAAGTATCTGCGACGCTATTGGCAATCCGGTCAACTCCGCAATGCCTTTTTACCTGACTGGCACCTGCGGGGTGGGAAAAACGTCACGAAAACGTGCACGCAGGGTAAGAAGCGAGGACGGCCCAAGCAGGTCGTCCAAACGAATCGAACAACCGTGGTCGGAATCAACGTCGATAAGGACATGTATCAACGTCTCAAACGAGGGGTCGATGACTGGTATCTCAAGACCGATCTCTCCTTCGCGGCTGCCTTTCACAAGATTACGACCACCCAATTCATTGACGGACTCGAGTTTGTGAATGGTGTTTGGGTCCCACGGCCGTGGTCATCCGACAGACTGCCGACACAACGCCAAGCCTGGTACGTCTATGAAAAGGAGTTTCTTCATAAACCGGAGGCGCGTAAGCGCAAAATTGGTTCCCATCGCTGGAATCTCGAAGAACGTGAACTTACCGGGGATACCGCGACCTTGGCACCCTGGCCCGGTAGTTTGTACCAAATTGATGCCACGGTTGGGGATATTTACTTGCGGAGCCAATTAGATCTGAATCGGATCATTGGACGACCTGTCATTTACTTAGTGGTCGATGTCTTTAGCCGCATGATTGTCGGATTCGCCGTATTGATGGAAGGACCCAGCTGGATGGGCGCACTGCAGGCTCTGGAAAGCGCCTTCATGGACAAAGTGGCCTTCTGTAAATCCTTGGGGGTCGATATCCAGCCGGGCGCTTGGCCTTCTGCTGGTCTTCCCGAGGCGATCACCGCGGATAATGGGGAATTCTTGGGCTACAACGCTACCAGCCTGAACAGCCTTGATATCCTGCTGCATAACACGCCACCCTACCGCCCAGATTGGAAATTTCTCGTGGAGTGCTATTTCCGGACTGTGCAGGAGAAACTCCGCTGGGTCCCGGGTTATCTCCATCCAACGCGAGAACGGGGAGACAAAGACACCCGCCTCGATGGTGTACTGACACTCAAAGATCTGCGCCAACTGCTGATTTGGTGCATTATCCAGTACAACAACCACCGCTTGTTGGAGAACTATCCCGTCACCAAATGCATGATCCGCGACGATCTCGATCTCTATCCATCGGAGATCTGGCGTTGGGGCCTAAGCGCCAATAGTTCTCGGCTTCGCTGGGAAGACCCCAAGCAAATTCACGCTATTCTGCTCCCTCGCAGCAAAGCGAGAGTCACGCGCCACGGCCTGAAGTTCAAGAATCTGTACTACTCCTGTGAAACCGCTCGGAACGCCCACTGGTTTTCCCAGGCGTCGGCAAAAGAATGGGATGTGGAAGTCTCCTATGATCCACGGAGCCCCGAGGTGCTCTATCTTGTGAAAGAGGACGACAGGATGGAGGCGTGCACACTGTTGGACCGGATGCATGAAGACACATTTCGCAGCCATGACTGGTATGAGGTCGAAGACTACCTCGCGATGCGGGCAATGAAACAATCCGAGGCTAAACTCACGGAAGTGCATCGAGCCGTCGTCCCGCGGACCATGCAGGAAGCGATAGTCCGCGCAGCCCAGGAGAATCTGAAAGAAGTGCAGGTACCACAGAGCAAACGGGCAGCCCTACAGGGCGTCAAAGACAACAAGCGGACGGAGCGCGAGTATGAGCGCGCTCTGGCCACTGGCCAAGACCCCGTCGCACCTACTGTGGAGGAGGACGCAGAAGAATACATTGGCATCGATGAACCGGCCGAGTTGCTGCGCACGGCCGCCGTAGTGAGGACAGCATGAACGTGCACTTACATCAATTTCCTCTAGGACTCCCGTGAGTGTTGAGTCTCAATGGCTCAGACTCGCAAGCGCTTTGCAGAGGGACACGCCTCACACTCTCATACTAGGAGGAAGCCATGGCCAATCCCGTCAAACGGAGCAAGAGAGCGAAACCAAACCTGAGCGCGCTCATCCGTCAAGGCGCCCAGATTGCCGCCACCTATGACACCAACCAAGAGGTGCCGCTCTACCGGGGCATCCCGACACTGGAAGCCCTAGGGCCTATCCTGTCAAAGGAAGAGGTCATCTCCCGGCTTGCCTCGACACCCGTCTATGATGAACAAGAGCGGTTGCTCAAACCGGAAACCCTTCTCCACGTAGTTCAAGCTGCATTGCTAAACTGGTTCAGGCCCTTGGCGATGCACATCGATCTCCAACAGCGCCTGGATCGAGTCATTCGCGGCAGCTTGCCGTATCGCAATCCATTGACAGTAGGCTATCACCGCAAGTGTTTCGAGCACATCGATCAGTTTCACGACTATATAAAGCGGCCTGCGTCGGCTCCATACCAGCGCACGACGGCCCTGGGCTTCCACTTTACTGCCCCCAGTGGCGCAGGCAAAACTACCTCGATCGAACGAATCCTCATGGAGCTCTATCCTCAGCGTATCCTCCATACTGAGTACAAGGGCAAACCGTTCCATTTTGATCAACTGGTCTGGCTCCATCTCGATTGTCCTGGCAATGGTTCGTTGCGATCATTGCTCATTCAATTCTTGCAAGCCGTGGATGCTATCATCGGGAAAACAAAGCTCACGAGCGGCGAAGAAGTAGGTTATTACGAGCTGTACGGAGGAGATCGGGCGACGGTGGACTCACTGATTTCGGCTGTAGCGACCGTAGCCGCGAATCACTGTCTCTCTGTGCTCATCATCGATGAAATCCAACACCTTCTTCATGCCGATGGCGACGGGGC
Proteins encoded in this region:
- a CDS encoding AAA domain-containing protein (MaGe:77310773), whose protein sequence is MANPVKRSKRAKPNLSALIRQGAQIAATYDTNQEVPLYRGIPTLEALGPILSKEEVISRLASTPVYDEQERLLKPETLLHVVQAALLNWFRPLAMHIDLQQRLDRVIRGSLPYRNPLTVGYHRKCFEHIDQFHDYIKRPASAPYQRTTALGFHFTAPSGAGKTTSIERILMELYPQRILHTEYKGKPFHFDQLVWLHLDCPGNGSLRSLLIQFLQAVDAIIGKTKLTSGEEVGYYELYGGDRATVDSLISAVATVAANHCLSVLIIDEIQHLLHADGDGADKVLNYLVTLVNTIGLPVILVGTPRAKHVLSQQAKQIRRGTGQGELEWHRLDRASLSYSLMTEEMWTYQYTLKPVTLTDRIKDVLFEETQGIPDYMIKAYMMAQWRSITTGKPLSVAMLRSVAKDGFASARPILRALRHNNFAGLKNLDDVRPPNVDPILQAAEQQMNEELSTAAGLKAMQASKDTDKETCATTGTETTPQQHTAPPTAATEATAYRDLASDPPTLRELHQQAEASGTDFYDLLRKNNVVNRPMESGPSPL